GGGCGTGCAGTACGTCGCGAAGGCCCCAATTGCTGTAGGACTCGATATTGGTGCCGTAGACGATGGTCAGGTCGCGCGTTGGCAGGATCGAGATTCCGGCACTGTAGCCAGGCACCGAGCCCTGGATTGTGTAGATAGGCTCGCCATTGACCAGCAGGGTGCTCCAAGAGCCGGTCATGCTGCCATCAGACTCGAACAGGTCGATGCGGCGGGTCCGCACGGCATCGGCCAGGCGAAGGAGGTCGCGCATCGGGGCCACAAGGCCGGCTGCTCCCAGACCCGGTGAATCAGGCATGGGTGCGCGCAGGTCGAGCGGCAACGGTCCTGCGGCATAACCGATCGGGACGTCGCGGCCTTGCGCGGCATCGCTGCGAGCAAGACGGCTGTCATTCATGCCGAGCGGGACCAGGAATTCCGTCGCGATCAGGGTTTCGAAGCGAGCATTCATGACCCGCTCGACGACCACCGCCAGAATGCCATAGCCCAGATTGGAGTAGGCGTATTCGTGTGGGCCTGGCCCCGGTGCGGTCTGGCCCCCCAGCCAGGCAACCAGGCTGTCGCTGCGGGCATCAGGCAAGGCATCCGCAGGAAAATCCCGGGCCAGGCCCGCGGTGTGTGAAATGATGTCGCCGATCCTGACAGCGCCATAGCCGGTCAGTTCCGGAACATAGCGCGAGACCGGGGCGTCGGCGGACAGGCGCCCTTCATCGATCAACCGGCGCACCATCGCGGCAGTCAGGCTCTTGGTGATCGACCCGGTCGGAAAGCGGGCCTCGGCGGTCATCGGTGTGCCATCAACCCAGTCGGCATAGCCGAAGGTCAGGGCGACCGGCTGGTCTTCGCCTCGTCGGATCATGATCACGCCGGAAAAGTCGCGGCGGTCGACCAGCGGCGCCAGCCAGTCACGTGTTGTCTGTTCGAGATCGGTTGCCGGCAGGGCCGACTGGGCGGGCGAAGACGGAACAAACAGCGCCAGACCGGCACAGCCAGTGGCACAGACAAGGGCTACAAATCGGAACATGACGCAACTCCCGGCACGGATGTTCACGATTATGGTGTTCCGGGTTGTCCATCAAGCGGTCCGCCCTTGCGTCACCTGTGGCGATCCGATAGGCCCGCCCCTCCTGCGGCCGGGTCCGATCCCCGGCGCCAGATGGAGCAAGACATGGCAAGACGCCGCAAGGGCGATGACATCCACGGCTGGGTGATCCTCGACAAACCCCTCGACATGACCTCAACCCAGGCCGTTTCTGCGGTCCGGCGGATCTATAATGCCAAGAAGGCTGGCCACGCCGGGACGCTGGATCCGCTGGCGTCGGGCATCCTGCCGATCGCGCTAGGTGAGGCTACCAAGACAGTGCCCTTCGCCGTCGAGGGTTCGAAAATATACCGTTTCACCATCAAGTGGGGTGAGCGGACCACGACACTCGACCGCGAGGGCGAGGTGGTCGCTACCAGTGATGTGCGACCGACGCCGGAAGAGGTCGCGGCGGTGCTGCCCGACTTCACGGGCGAGATCCAGCAGATCCCGCCGGCCTTCTCCGCCATCAAGGTCGATGGCGAGCGGGCCTATGACCTTGCCCGCAGCGGTGAAGATGTCCAACTCGAGGCGCGTCCGGTCCAGATCATCTCGCTACAGCTTCTCGATTGCCCGGATGCCGACATGGCCGTGTTGGAAATGCGTTGTGGCAAAGGCGCCTACGTTCGATCCATGGCCCGCGACATTGCCCATGCGCTGGGGACGGAAGGACATGTCGCCGCGCTTCGCCGGATTCGTGTTGGCGGATTCGTCG
The window above is part of the Maricaulis maris MCS10 genome. Proteins encoded here:
- a CDS encoding serine hydrolase domain-containing protein translates to MFRFVALVCATGCAGLALFVPSSPAQSALPATDLEQTTRDWLAPLVDRRDFSGVIMIRRGEDQPVALTFGYADWVDGTPMTAEARFPTGSITKSLTAAMVRRLIDEGRLSADAPVSRYVPELTGYGAVRIGDIISHTAGLARDFPADALPDARSDSLVAWLGGQTAPGPGPHEYAYSNLGYGILAVVVERVMNARFETLIATEFLVPLGMNDSRLARSDAAQGRDVPIGYAAGPLPLDLRAPMPDSPGLGAAGLVAPMRDLLRLADAVRTRRIDLFESDGSMTGSWSTLLVNGEPIYTIQGSVPGYSAGISILPTRDLTIVYGTNIESYSNWGLRDVLHALAQGRDAGSPNLRPATHGLTQSHLDAVGLYAGSPYGPVSVRSGDGGLDLILTQRNWRFHLTPTGEDALNWRLFNIDLEFERDEAGRVTTISAAEHGLTGDPRHWRMERTDLPPLPPAEPADSEN
- the truB gene encoding tRNA pseudouridine(55) synthase TruB, with translation MARRRKGDDIHGWVILDKPLDMTSTQAVSAVRRIYNAKKAGHAGTLDPLASGILPIALGEATKTVPFAVEGSKIYRFTIKWGERTTTLDREGEVVATSDVRPTPEEVAAVLPDFTGEIQQIPPAFSAIKVDGERAYDLARSGEDVQLEARPVQIISLQLLDCPDADMAVLEMRCGKGAYVRSMARDIAHALGTEGHVAALRRIRVGGFVEAESTRLDELEEMAHKGAASEALLPVQTALDDIPALAITEEESFQLKLGRSIVLLPRQAQELKAQRRPREIAGKDCTFTALALCDGVAVALGDARAGKFQPSRVFNLTP